A single Alphaproteobacteria bacterium DNA region contains:
- the mutM gene encoding bifunctional DNA-formamidopyrimidine glycosylase/DNA-(apurinic or apyrimidinic site) lyase, with amino-acid sequence MPELPEVETVMRGLSAVLIGRSFTSIELRRKDLRFPLPKNMERVLRGQPITSLARRAKYILINFANEQSLIVHLGMSGRMVIDDGKSNVQKHDHVIFRTNKNHSIRFNDPRRFGMMDIVATSKTNTHKLLKHLGPEPLDAAFTGEALFAKLKPKKVAVKLAIMDQRVVVGVGNIYACEALYAAGIHPARPANKVTLSECTALVAAIKAVLKRAIAKGGSTLRDYVQADGELGYFQHEFMVYGREGEACKDCTHKSKTIQRITQGGRSTFFCPVKQK; translated from the coding sequence ATGCCTGAACTCCCCGAAGTTGAAACCGTGATGCGCGGCCTTTCTGCCGTACTGATTGGCCGTTCCTTTACATCGATTGAACTACGCCGCAAGGATTTGCGTTTTCCATTACCAAAAAATATGGAACGCGTGCTGCGTGGGCAACCAATCACATCGCTCGCACGCCGCGCCAAATACATCCTCATCAACTTTGCCAATGAGCAATCGCTGATTGTGCATCTTGGCATGTCAGGGCGCATGGTGATTGATGATGGCAAATCAAATGTACAAAAACACGACCATGTGATTTTCCGAACCAATAAAAACCACAGTATTCGGTTCAATGACCCGCGGCGCTTTGGCATGATGGATATCGTCGCAACATCCAAAACCAATACCCATAAATTACTCAAACATCTGGGTCCTGAACCTTTGGATGCAGCATTTACGGGCGAAGCCCTGTTCGCCAAACTCAAACCCAAAAAGGTCGCGGTAAAGCTGGCAATTATGGATCAACGCGTTGTCGTCGGCGTTGGCAATATCTATGCCTGCGAAGCGCTCTATGCGGCAGGCATCCACCCCGCGCGTCCAGCCAATAAAGTTACCTTAAGCGAATGCACAGCGTTGGTTGCCGCCATAAAGGCTGTTTTAAAACGCGCCATCGCCAAAGGCGGTTCAACGCTTCGTGACTATGTTCAGGCGGATGGCGAATTGGGATACTTCCAGCATGAATTCATGGTTTATGGCCGCGAAGGTGAGGCGTGCAAGGATTGCACCCATAAATCCAAAACCATTCAACGCATCACGCAGGGCGGACGTTCAACATTCTTTTGCCCCGTAAAGCAGAAATAG